In the Triticum aestivum cultivar Chinese Spring chromosome 2B, IWGSC CS RefSeq v2.1, whole genome shotgun sequence genome, ACGCCGGCCTCTTCGGCTACGCGCGCGGCGTCGCCCGTGGCATGGCGCCCCGCGCACGCGTCGCGGCGTACAAGGTGTGCTGGACCGGCGGCTGCTTCAGCTCCGACATCCTCGCGGCCGTCGACCGCGCCGTGTCGGACGGCGTCGATGTGCTCTCCATCTCCCTCGGCGGCGGGGCCTCCCCCTACTACCGCGACAGCCTGTCAATTGCGTCGTTTGGGGCCATGCAGATGGGCGTGTTCATCGCCTGCTCGGCCGGCAACGCCGGCCCGGACCCGATAAGCCTGACGAACCTGTCGCCGTGGATCACCACGGTGGGCGCGAGCACCATGGACCGTGACTTCCCGGCAACAGTGACGTTCGGCAACGGCGCCAACATCACAGGCGTCTCGCTTTACAAGGGCAGGCAGAACCTTTCGCCTCGGCAGCAGTACCCGGTGGTCTACATGGGCGGCAACTCGAGCATCCCGAACCCCAGGTCCATGTGCCTCGAGGGGACACTGGAGCCCAACGCCGTGGCCGGAAAGATCGTGATATGCGACCGCGGCATCAGTCCTCGGGTGCAGAAGGGCCAGGTTGTCAAGGAAGCGGGTGGCATCGGCATGATCCTCGCCAACACTGCAGCCAACGGcgaggagctcgtcgccgacagCCACCTCCTGCCAGCCGTGGCCGTTGGGGAATCTGAAGGCGTGGCGGCAAAGAAGTACACCATGACGGCCCCAAAGCCGACGGCGACACTCAGCTTCGCCGGAACCAAGCTCGGGATCCGGCCGTcgccggtggtcgccgcgttctcCTCCCGGGGGCCAAACTACCTGACTCTGGAGATCCTCAAGCCGGACCTCATCGCGCCCGGCGTGAACATCCTGGCTGCATGGAGCGGCGACGCCAGCCCGTCGAGCCTGGCCAGCGACCGCCGCCGGGTCGGGTTCAACATCCTCTCAGGGACGTCCATGTCCTGCCcgcacgtcgccggcgtggccGCGCTGCTCAAGGCAAGCCACCCGGACTGGAGCCCAGCGCAGATCAAGTCGGCGCTGATGACCACCGCGTACGTCCACGACAACACCTACCACGTGCTCAAGGACGCGGCGACTGGCGATGCGTCCACGCCGTTCGAGCACGGGGCCGGCCACATACACCCGGTGCGAGCGCTCAACCCAGGCCTGGTCTACGACATTGGCCAGAACGAGTACCTGGAGTTCCTCTGCACGCAGAACCTGACGCCGACGCAGCTCAAGGGCTT is a window encoding:
- the LOC123046254 gene encoding subtilisin-like protease SBT1.3, whose product is MDPRGARWTAPSLCLVLVLLLQASISACAGGPKTYIVHMAASEKPSSFDFHHEWYASTVKSVSSAQIEAEEEEDAYARIVYNYETAFHGFAARLDEDEAERMAEAAGVLAVLPETVLQLHTTRSPDFLGIGPEVSNRIWASGLADHDVVVGVLDTGIWPESPSFSDKGLGPVPAKWKGLCQTGRGFTTADCNRKIIGARIFYNGYEASSGPINETTELKSPRDQDGHGTHTAATAAGSPVPDAGLFGYARGVARGMAPRARVAAYKVCWTGGCFSSDILAAVDRAVSDGVDVLSISLGGGASPYYRDSLSIASFGAMQMGVFIACSAGNAGPDPISLTNLSPWITTVGASTMDRDFPATVTFGNGANITGVSLYKGRQNLSPRQQYPVVYMGGNSSIPNPRSMCLEGTLEPNAVAGKIVICDRGISPRVQKGQVVKEAGGIGMILANTAANGEELVADSHLLPAVAVGESEGVAAKKYTMTAPKPTATLSFAGTKLGIRPSPVVAAFSSRGPNYLTLEILKPDLIAPGVNILAAWSGDASPSSLASDRRRVGFNILSGTSMSCPHVAGVAALLKASHPDWSPAQIKSALMTTAYVHDNTYHVLKDAATGDASTPFEHGAGHIHPVRALNPGLVYDIGQNEYLEFLCTQNLTPTQLKGFTKNSNMTCKGSFSSPGDLNYPAISAVFTDQPSTPLAVHRTVTNVGPPSSTYHVKVTKFKGADVIVEPSTLHFSSANQKLAYKVTVRTKAAQKTPEYGALSWSDGVHVVRSPLVLTWLPPM